The Lactobacillus sp. CBA3605 genome contains a region encoding:
- the kduI gene encoding 5-dehydro-4-deoxy-D-glucuronate isomerase — protein sequence MSFNMVTRYAHSPEDMDHYNTDQMREQFLMEKIFSAGDIYLTYTYNDRMIFGGVTPTTEPLEIKLDKQLGVDFFLQRRELGFINIGEGGSVTIDGKKEHIEPHDGYYIGMGTKHVVFESDDADKPAKFYVVATPAHKTYPSKKLAYKDSISMPLGDQKHMNKRVIHKYIDASQMDTCQLQMGYTVLEPGNSWNTMPAHTHARRMETYLYTEFGDPDTRVAHFMGTPNNTKHIFLEPDQAVVNPSFSIHCGVGTTNYSFIWAMCGENQTYDDMDQVDMHDLR from the coding sequence ATGTCATTTAACATGGTAACACGCTATGCACATAGTCCCGAAGATATGGATCATTACAATACAGATCAAATGCGGGAACAATTTTTAATGGAAAAGATTTTCAGTGCCGGTGATATTTATTTAACTTATACTTATAACGACCGGATGATTTTTGGTGGGGTTACCCCAACAACTGAACCATTAGAGATTAAATTAGACAAACAATTAGGTGTTGATTTCTTCTTACAACGCCGTGAACTTGGCTTTATCAATATTGGTGAAGGCGGCTCTGTAACGATCGATGGTAAGAAAGAACATATTGAACCACATGATGGTTACTATATTGGTATGGGTACTAAGCATGTCGTCTTCGAATCTGACGATGCTGACAAGCCTGCCAAATTCTACGTTGTTGCAACACCTGCTCACAAGACCTATCCTTCAAAGAAATTAGCCTATAAAGACTCAATTTCAATGCCTTTAGGTGATCAAAAGCATATGAATAAGCGGGTCATTCACAAGTATATCGATGCTTCACAAATGGACACTTGTCAATTACAAATGGGTTATACAGTTCTTGAACCAGGTAACTCATGGAATACGATGCCAGCTCATACGCATGCTCGTCGGATGGAAACATACCTTTACACTGAATTTGGCGATCCTGATACTCGTGTTGCGCACTTTATGGGTACACCTAACAACACTAAGCATATCTTCCTTGAACCAGATCAAGCTGTTGTCAACCCTAGCTTCTCGATTCACTGTGGTGTTGGGACAACTAACTACTCATTCATTTGGGCAATGTGTGGTGAAAACCAAACTTATGATGACATGGACCAAGTCGACATGCATGACTTGCGTTAA
- a CDS encoding 2-keto-3-deoxygluconate permease, giving the protein MPIKKAIDKVPGGIMIVPLIIGVLIHTLWPKLDIELSGVTGSFMVGTSALLFAFFFCIGTGINLKASGKIAGKGITMLLVKVLLAALIGILINKVLPITGITSGVFAGFSTLAVIASFNAANGGLYTALMSTIPNREIDLAAYPFFSIQSGPFFTMLTLGIAGIGAFPWQALVSTLVPFALGLILGGLDPEIRKMFHPVGGALIPFFAFTIGYSMNFSMLLKSGLVGILMGIAVVFVSGFVLYLADRYIARSDGLAGWAASSTAGAAISVPVVIAEMDKSFKPVAQSATAIVATCVLITAILTPIVTMWYYRRLQRKGRVSKDLTK; this is encoded by the coding sequence ATGCCAATTAAAAAAGCAATTGATAAAGTACCTGGTGGTATTATGATTGTGCCACTCATTATTGGAGTATTAATCCACACCTTGTGGCCTAAGCTGGACATTGAATTATCCGGGGTTACAGGCTCGTTTATGGTTGGAACCTCAGCATTATTATTCGCTTTCTTCTTCTGCATTGGTACCGGGATTAATTTGAAAGCCTCTGGAAAAATCGCAGGCAAAGGGATCACTATGTTACTCGTCAAAGTCTTACTGGCGGCCCTGATTGGGATTCTTATCAACAAGGTATTGCCAATCACTGGGATTACCAGCGGTGTCTTTGCTGGTTTCTCAACCTTAGCCGTAATCGCCTCCTTTAACGCGGCCAATGGTGGTCTGTATACAGCCTTAATGTCCACGATTCCAAATCGTGAAATTGATCTAGCAGCGTATCCTTTCTTTAGCATTCAATCAGGACCCTTCTTTACAATGCTAACACTTGGCATCGCTGGTATTGGGGCCTTTCCTTGGCAAGCACTCGTTTCGACCTTGGTCCCATTTGCTTTAGGATTGATTCTAGGTGGTTTAGATCCTGAAATTCGGAAGATGTTCCATCCCGTTGGTGGTGCATTGATTCCATTCTTTGCTTTTACAATTGGTTATAGTATGAACTTTAGTATGCTCTTAAAATCCGGCCTAGTCGGTATCTTAATGGGCATCGCTGTCGTATTTGTCAGTGGATTCGTCCTATATCTGGCCGATCGTTACATCGCACGTTCTGATGGTTTAGCAGGTTGGGCAGCCTCTTCAACTGCGGGTGCCGCAATTTCTGTTCCTGTCGTCATTGCTGAAATGGATAAATCATTTAAACCAGTTGCTCAGTCAGCCACAGCAATTGTGGCGACCTGTGTCTTGATTACGGCAATTTTGACCCCAATTGTTACCATGTGGTATTACCGTCGTTTGCAACGTAAAGGACGCGTTTCAAAAGATCTGACTAAATAA
- a CDS encoding IclR family transcriptional regulator, translating to MGNDKPKLYGSVLIKAKMILDAILTAESAPTLNEVSRVATLNTPTTLKILTTLEALGFVRRDSDSKKYYLGTQFLMYGQKASESFDIRSVTRTLLQQLRDVTGETVNLGVCEDDRVVLVEKLESPSSIKLKSTIGGRMNLYSSSMGKAILSQYSDEKLKAYFARTKLLPVTRNTLTKIPQLRSDLTNIRNVGFSIDDEENEPDVYCIGAAIVKDQQLYGAFSVSAPKYRVPEEQRRNFIRLVLETQHQIQKLL from the coding sequence ATGGGAAATGATAAACCAAAGCTTTATGGGTCGGTACTTATTAAAGCTAAAATGATTTTAGATGCAATTTTGACTGCTGAATCCGCACCAACTTTGAATGAAGTTAGCCGAGTTGCAACACTTAATACACCAACAACTTTAAAAATTCTAACGACGTTAGAGGCTCTGGGGTTTGTCCGGCGAGATTCTGACTCCAAAAAGTACTATCTTGGGACTCAATTTTTGATGTACGGTCAAAAGGCTTCTGAAAGCTTTGATATTCGTTCAGTCACGCGTACATTATTACAACAGTTACGAGATGTAACTGGTGAGACAGTTAATCTAGGTGTTTGTGAAGATGATCGTGTTGTTTTAGTTGAAAAGCTTGAGAGTCCTTCGAGTATTAAATTAAAATCAACGATCGGCGGTCGAATGAACTTATATTCCTCATCGATGGGGAAAGCTATTTTGTCACAGTATTCAGATGAAAAGTTGAAGGCCTATTTTGCACGGACTAAATTATTACCAGTGACGAGAAATACTCTCACGAAGATTCCACAGTTGCGGAGCGACTTAACGAATATTCGAAATGTCGGCTTTTCGATTGATGATGAAGAAAACGAACCTGATGTTTATTGTATTGGGGCGGCGATCGTGAAGGATCAGCAGCTTTACGGGGCATTTAGCGTGAGCGCACCAAAATATCGTGTTCCAGAAGAACAACGGCGCAATTTTATTCGGTTGGTGTTAGAAACACAGCATCAAATTCAAAAATTGCTTTAA